ggagttttaaggtccgcaacgtcactttccgcgacaaaaaatgctgacatcacgtgtgcgacctgtgtttacactagccgacagcacggatgccctcagagctgcgctcgctttatcaattgtccaagcgctttttgcttgtttgtttttgcaagcagaattactgctccttgcggaagaccacagacgaaggacgaggttaagaacgggggaagtactgccgcctacaggtctggcatgtccttaacaacgtatttatccgggtacgtgtggacagagttttttttttaaaacgaggtgttgtggatgcaagtttttggaggggcggatattcgtttaaaaaaacccggctacgtgtggactaggcctcagtgttactgcaaaaataagtttgtttccaaatgaaaaagttcaacggttcatatctgtagataaaggaaaatgtgcacattcaCCGTCAAAacaatattgagtttggcccgcgacttcgtcccggtttttcattttggcccagtgtgaatttgagttcgacACTCCTGCTCTACATTGTAGCTGGATATCTGCAGAAACTTGACTGACTTCCTCTTTGCACGTTGACTAATGTCAGttggctgtggtggccatcttgaaatgGGTTGACTCAAAAGGGTAACTGGTTGTAGATGCACATATAATGACAGTTCTCTTGAGTTTCATTAAGATCTGTTCAGTTGTTCATAAAATATGTTGCTAACGCACAGTACACAAATGCAAAACCAACATCGCCTACCTTTTGCTTTTTGGTGGTTGGTGACAACAATAATTAAACACAACTGTCCTTCAAGTAATAAAGGATAATTGGCCAAGTTAAAAAACAATTCAAGTCTTCTGAACTGTGTTGAGAGAATGAAATGCATTTCTTCTGTCCCGAGGAGGGTTGCTATGAGTTCAGCAGCCATAAATCTGATTCAGATTCTGGATGTTCTGACTTTAATGAAGCAATATCTTCCTCCAGGTAGCATGAGGTCAAACTGTTTATAGGCAGACCGAACACTGAAGGATTTTCTCCTGCTTACCTCCTTGAAGAAGGTCTCCAGGGAGAGCGAAGCGAGACCGCGATGACTCTGTCAGTTTCGCTACATGTTGCAGGTTCTTTGTGTAGTTTCTGCACCAAGATGCAAACCAGCTCATAAGGATATTTGTATTAAAAGTGTGCCTGATGAGTTTGGAAGAGGTGCAGCTGGTTTTTAGAATAATCTGGTGCTGGTGGCTTGTTCTTGTATTGTTGCTTGAGATGTGGGCGTCGAGCCAGGAAGTGCAGTCTGAAAGTTGCCCATTCACCAAAGGTCATACCCAGGAGGGCTTTAAGATCATTTATATCTCCAAAGACCAGCGCAGATCCAGTCAGCTTATTGTCTTTCACAATGTCAATGTACCTGCTGTCATAATCCATCCTTTTCATCTGTAAACAGTTTAAAAAGATGATTAACACAAATCCATCTTTGTTTAGACTGAGCTTATCATGTTTTAAAAATAGGTAAACATTTTACACAACGAATGACGGTTTTTGTGCCAAATTACGTAGCGTTAGAAACCTGCACAAAAGGATAAAcaataaaaactaaacaaaaggtCATCAGAGCTAAAGGGAAGTATATTAGTTGAAGTTTCTGGTAACGTGGGTTTATTTTGAGTGACATTATTTGAAAAAGTAGTTTGTGGAAATGAATCCATAGGACAGATATGTGCTTGATTAAAAATGAAATCAAACACAAATTACAACGGCAGAAGTCATTTGTACAGGGAGTATTTTCATCATTTTAAATGAGTCAAACGTGAGCATTACACATGAACATGAGAAGCTAATTAGGGAAATTATTTTTTACaaggaataaaaaataaatatttactgaGTGTTAAGGAACCTGTCAAATAAAAAAGGAGTTTAACACATCTAAATAgtttttatttgattaatttaATAAGTGCTTGAAGATTATCTTAAGAAGGAAGAaaaatgtttctgaatttcaaacTTTAAAATAATGTTATTTTGTGTCTTTCTGTATCATTTAAAGTTCTGACACTTTCATACAAGTGAAAAGAAAACCCACTTTCACCCATTTTAGCACCATTTAGTATCTTATGAAACCCGGTGCTTATTCAGGCAGAAACCACACGTGCTGAAAAACGAACCATTTCTTAAAGATCCAGTAACTTCAGAGCCTTACTTACCTCTTCACACACTTCCTCTGCACTCATCTTGATGAGGGTTGTAATCGGCAGGGGTGCTATGTTCCTCATCCAACCCGAGTCTTTCAGCCTGGACGTCCCTCTGATGAGAGCCAGCTCGCCCCTAATAGACTGATCCAGATTCACCATggccagctgaaatgtctccaagCTGTTTAAAGTGAATTCAAAATCATCCTCTTTGAGCAATTCTTCAAACAGCTCTGGATCTCCGTCCTGCTCGAGCAGGTCCTTGATATCTGCGCTCATCACGTACAGCTCCTCCCTGGACTCGCTGAAGACTTCCCACAAGGTCTTTGAGTGATCAAAGGACAAACTCTTGCGATCGATCGCTGCCCTCTGCCTGGCATCCTCCACGCACTGGATGATCCAACTGAGTCGACAAGGCCACTGATTGGCCAACACCACCCACGCTGCAACGTTCTCTGGGTTTGGAAGCTCTTTCTGTAAGACCTTCATGATGATCACTGTCACCCAAACAGAGCTGATTATCCTCTTCATGCTGGTGGTATCATCTGACATGTACttgtttagtttcctttcagTGTTGGTCAGGATTCTCCCAACCAGCGTCTCCATTTCCTCCTCCTTCATTTCCACTGCTGATGGTGTCGTATTCATCAGCGTGTTAGACTCTTCCACCTCCACTAATGTCAGGTCTGATGAAGATGCCTTTTTTCTGTGTGTGCGCCCCCTGCAGgacaaatcctccaagcttcttgGACTGCCGGTGAGAGAGTAAAATAAATCACGTTTTAAGTCTTTGGAGAGTGGCGGGACGGTGAAGGCCAGGGTGACGATGCGGTTCAGCAGTGCGTAAGCTCTGTCCTCTTTAAGGAAGCATCCATCTGCAAAGTTGACTTTCTCCAACAGAACACGAGGATTTACAGCCAGGATGGAGAGAAATGGGCTCTCCTCATCTGAAAGCAGGATGTTGATGGCTTCTAGAACGGCTATGATTTTCTTGGGCGGGCAGCGATCCAGATTAGTGATTTTCAGCACAATACGAATCTTCCTCCTCTCAAAAACCTCCATGAACTGAACAAAACAAGACAGGAACCGTATTTCCTTCCTGACCTCGTTCATAAATCCCAGCTGGCTGCTGATCTGCTCTTTGTCCATCCCCCTCTTAATGTTCAGATCTTGGCTGAAGATGAGGTTCTTACCCATCTGGAAGGCAAACATCAAAGCCCTCGCTGCTGGGACTCCTAATGAAGCAATGAGGAGGCTCTCCAGGATGCCAACTCCACCATGTGTGTTATCTTCTGTTTCAACAATTGTGCCATTCACTTCCCGTTCTGCtttagaaagtttaaaaatgaacagcACTAGGATGACAAGCGGgaccacaacaacaagcaggatgaAAATCCACAGCGGGCAGCAGCAGAGCTTTTTGGAGATCCAGTCATTTGTACCGTTTTTAACAACCTGAAgacaaatgtataaaaaacccGATGAGAATAAAGTTACTGTTTGATTGGTTTGAATCAGTGAAATCTTTCAAAAAGTCATTGTTTATCATGAATTTCAAGGAAAACCTTTTCAAAAAGCCAATTTTTAATTTTagatttaaatgatttttttacCAAATGACAACCAGTAATCAGAGAAAGTCCAACTGTGTTCACAAACAACCAAAATGATATTATATTTGCAATGGTGTGAAAATTAATTTgagatacttaaattaatagcaaaagtttatttattcaacagaagattcagtaagattcttttcattcgataaactgaaaatgcaacgcttttctgtgtttcgtttcaataaggaGGCACGTTTAAAAATGAAGACGTTTTATTACTAACCattttaaactgaaaatttgaaacgacaattataaaatgacaattcatagaTGGCAAGTTTGATGACAatccttaacagctttgatattacttgTTTAAAAACAAACCTGTGACTGATTGGAGCTAAAAAcgagaatgatgagttttggatgcgtgaatgaagttctcagaaggtttctttcagagagaatgaagTGTTCTGGGTGAAAATGATGGTTTGctgataactgagttattttgagagaaaacagcatcaaacacattctgtcgaggtctacctcacccaatcagaagacccccatttggatccgaagtgtccaggtggagatgggtttcctccaggcacgaggttggtagaagaacCTCTGGCACGACCAGATCGGTCCTGGGATGTCTTCTTGGGTCACTCGGtgtatgaagcgtttggcagTTGAACGTTCTTgtatttaacttaacttcagaaatcaattactctggtagagtctttcgttagctggtttacggtttgtttgttctttagccattcttgtcggcgtgacagaacagcaggtggaggttaggagacggccgttctcctttcctcgtggtgttggttcaagaactggacgtgaaatctgtgatggctagtttttaccaaactctctcagaacccctctcactctctccggaagaaagcttgctcatgcgtcaaaaaacatgtgatgcagttattgtttatctgaactctgtgttggctgaatagggtgaaggtcttctttgctaaacacatctttataaacattataataataataattattattcccaaagcataataatccatttcatgcaaTTAAGGTACCTTTAtaatgaaccaagtgatcatgttgtaatgattatttaaacagtaataaaatcaatgaattgattaattattatttaattattatcatcgtggcttgaagtgtccttctgggacggaacagcagatgatgttatgatcttgagcagacatcatggctccttgtgttttaatctgtggattcaaagtactgtctgacccagcttgacccagctgggcaaatgtgacctttggcacaaatcagagaaccttcatgcctttacatattttattttgttgcagtCATATTTATTGTTGAACCCTTTAGGAAGTTGTAATCAAGGTCATTTCTGAGTTGTTGTGATGTGATTACGTATTTAGTCATGTTCCGTCCTTGTTTACTCATTCGCTCACATCTCTTTAAAGTGAGGAtgagtattttccctggtgatagggggcagtacataccaaaatcattgcaagcaagcagtatttttgtgttagagtaagaccttaccaacagatggccattagggtcaaaacccCTAGGAACAGAATTTTTGAACGAGTACTTCGTCACATTGTTCCatatccagcaaaatgacaagcacatcattcatcactggcaacaagcgaaGGGATAACAGTATTTACAACAATATTTATGAATGGTGCAagttttgttacaaatcagtaaatgcattttgtcctcatgggctcctgtagaaggaaacattgcgtCTAATGTGGTCTCgcacagactttttttttttttttttaattgaacttTTTCATTTACAAACAACATGGCATAAATTCCTTTGTTTTACATTACCTGGGATCAGGTGCAAAAAAGGATAACAAAAGAGATTTTGCGTAGAGAGCAAGAATATTTGTGAAGGAAACAATCtaacaaaagataaataaataaattaaacaaacaaacaaaaaaaaaaagagacagagctagggctttgttttcaaatcatacttttcaaaaagattaaggagtttcatagcatgtttacttttcataaatttaagggctttggagaaagaaagacactcgttatgaaatgcatagaatctaggtttcacctttccatatCTACATTTGTGAATATAAAATTTAGCAACAATGATTATGTTATTTACCAGAAAGTCCCACTCAGTATTATCTAATATGGCTCCATAAATGACATCGTTCTCCGACAAGGGTTCAATACGCATCTTTGTGTATAGCCAGTCATGTATATCAGTCCAGAGAGCTTCAGAGTAGATgcattgaaaaaataaatgaacagagGTTTCTATATCATCACAAAATACACACTTATTTGTTTCAAAACCACATCTCTGTCGTAAGAATTCCCCAGATGGGTATACGTCATTTAAAACTCTATAATGGATTTCTTTGGCTTTTGGAGTTATAGGAAATTTGAGGTATTTAGAGCGTAATGAGTATATAATATCTATGGAGAAAATTTGTTTAATGGAATTTCTGAAAGGCAGTGAAGGGTGTGAAATATCATCAAGcatttttctaattgttttattaGGAGTTTTAACGCTCTTGAAGTCGAAGTTCCCAGCTACTAGATGAGGAAGAGCAGGGGAGACTGAATGAGAGTTCGAAACAATTTCTTGAATTAGATTTAATGTAGGAATAGGGATGGCTCTTATTATGGAAGCGAATGAATTCTGATCAACTGTGATATTATATTTATGACAGAAATTTTCATGGGTCATAACACGCCCATCATTATCAGTTAAATGAATTAGGGACCAAATGCCTTTGTCCATCCAGTCCTTATATAatgatttgtttttaattgtaatatatctattgttccaaattGGCGTGTTGTGTGGAGTGAAATTATGGTTGTATAAAAGCTTCCAATATAAAAGGACTTGTTGGTGGAACTGGGATAATTTAATCGGAAGTTTCTTAATATTGAAATCGCATTTTAACAAAAGGTCAATGCCTCCAAACCTTTTGAAGATTTCCCTGGGTATATGATACCAGAAGCTTTTATTGTTAAAGAaggattttaaccagttaattTTCAGTGTTCCATCCATGATCTCAAAGTCTATAGCTTGTAGTCCACCATCTTTATATTCTTTGGTCATTTCTGCTCTCTTAATGTAatgcttttttttcctccatataTAATCAAAGTTGATTTGGTTGATCTTTTTAATGGCTCTGTTAGGAATGGTCAGTGAATATGCGGGGTAGATACATCTAGATATGCTCTCCATTTTAGTAAGAAAGACACGCCCAAGTAAACTGATGTCTCTCAACAACCaggagtttagtttagtttgacaCTCTGCTATTGTTTTCCATATATTCAAATTTTCCCTTTCAGTTGGGTCTTTGGATATATGTATTCCTAAGTATTTTACCGTTGACCTAATAGGAATGTTATATGCTTCTGTTAAATCACTTTGATGAATTGGCATTAACTCACATTTTTTTAAGTTAAGACTAAGTCCGGAGGCCTGGGAGAACACCTTAAGAACTTCTATTATCTTAGGAGTCTCTGTAAGATGTTTCATAAAAATAGTTGTGTCGTCTGCAAGTTGGCTAATGATTACAGGTAATCCCATAACATTTAAGGGAGCAATATCTGAATTTTTAATAAAGATAGAAAGCATTTCTGTAGCAATTataaagagaaagggagagataGGACACCCTTGTTTAACCCCTCTTTTAATATCAAATCGTGGTGACGTTCCATTTGGTAATGAAATAGAGCTAGTTGCATTATCATACAGAGATTCAATGGTAGCACAGAATTTGTTTCTAAAGCCTAACTGTTTTAAACATTGAAAGATAAAGGGGTGTTCAATAGAATCAAAGGCTTTATAAAAATCAAGAAATAAGATAAAACCGTCATCATCAATTAAGTGACTATAGTCTAGGAGATCCATCACCAAACGAATGTTATTGTGAATAGATCTACCTTTCATAAAGCCAGATTGGGAATCACTTATAATTGAGTTTAATTTGCTTTTTAATCTATTGGCATAGGCTAAGGTTACAATTTTATAATCAGTATTCAATAATGTTATGGGTCTAAGGTTATCTATAATTTTAGAGTCTTTACCGGGTTTTGGTATCAGAGTAATTAGGCCTTGTTTCATAGTGGGAGGAAAATATAAAGTATCAGTTGCTTCATTTAACATAAGAATAAATGGATTTTTTAACAGATCCCAAAAGTGTCGATAGAAATTAGACGTTAGGCCGTCACAACCGGGGGATTTATTTATGGCTAAGTTTTTAACTGCGTTGTCTAGTTCAAGCATAGTAATATCAGCATCGCATAACTCTGCAAAATCATCATCTATACTCGGGATAAATTTCTTAATGTGATCGAAGAAAAAGTTTGAATCAGTCTCAGAGAAGGCCGCTGAGTATAATTTGCTGTAGAAAGAGGTCAATTCTTTTGTAATTAAAGTTGGATCTGTACATATTTGATTTTGAATTAATAATGTTTTAATTGAATTTCTTTCTTGCCTTCTTCTTTCTAGTTGACAAAAATAAGCTGTGCTTTTTTCACCATCTTCAATCCATTTAGCTCTGGATCTTATGTaggctccttctgctttttttagATACATTTCATCAAGCTTACCTTGTAGAGTTAATAATTTTTGTTTGTCACTTTCATTTGGTGATGCCTTATTACAATACGTATTAAT
This genomic window from Nothobranchius furzeri strain GRZ-AD chromosome 9, NfurGRZ-RIMD1, whole genome shotgun sequence contains:
- the nkpd1 gene encoding NTPase KAP family P-loop domain-containing protein 1, producing the protein MTKPTTDDIYAYALSKTLTKVSAPATVGLYSPCQDRINLILEQMEECMNREASRIERKCDKRRKPRSAKPSCGDLMALIGRLLFFRPVWTTESQNYSNIRFLYVHFSAWHFAGSDLLWAGIAIRLFHAMQVSFGKLQLALYRVAQHDEDKEVTKKVVKNGTNDWISKKLCCCPLWIFILLVVVVPLVILVLFIFKLSKAEREVNGTIVETEDNTHGGVGILESLLIASLGVPAARALMFAFQMGKNLIFSQDLNIKRGMDKEQISSQLGFMNEVRKEIRFLSCFVQFMEVFERRKIRIVLKITNLDRCPPKKIIAVLEAINILLSDEESPFLSILAVNPRVLLEKVNFADGCFLKEDRAYALLNRIVTLAFTVPPLSKDLKRDLFYSLTGSPRSLEDLSCRGRTHRKKASSSDLTLVEVEESNTLMNTTPSAVEMKEEEMETLVGRILTNTERKLNKYMSDDTTSMKRIISSVWVTVIIMKVLQKELPNPENVAAWVVLANQWPCRLSWIIQCVEDARQRAAIDRKSLSFDHSKTLWEVFSESREELYVMSADIKDLLEQDGDPELFEELLKEDDFEFTLNSLETFQLAMVNLDQSIRGELALIRGTSRLKDSGWMRNIAPLPITTLIKMSAEEVCEEMKRMDYDSRYIDIVKDNKLTGSALVFGDINDLKALLGMTFGEWATFRLHFLARRPHLKQQYKNKPPAPDYSKNQLHLFQTHQAHF